The following coding sequences are from one Lathamus discolor isolate bLatDis1 chromosome 10, bLatDis1.hap1, whole genome shotgun sequence window:
- the PTTG1 gene encoding securin isoform X1: protein MATLIFIDQENDEVGTTKNRLRLPSGSSKVLSDRTQVKTPLPKKTVSTSPGAPRSVRKALGNVNRTQGVASKLEKIRQKSQHCAANKKTAGLESCDAVAEEQWPEIENMFPFDPRDFESFDLPEEHKLSNINLHGVPLMVFEGTYERCVNVVPSPVKIEEASWESNLLQSTADFLDTLDEIIDMPPPNYDI from the exons ATGGCAACTCTGATCTTTATTGATCAGGAGAATGATGAAGTTGGCACTACTAAGAATCGGCTAAGACTCCCTTCAGGATCTT CAAAAGTCTTATCTGACCGAACGCAAGTTAAGACTCCACTTCCCAAAAAAACAGTCAGTACATCTCCAGGTGCACCTCGCTCTGTCAGGAAGGCTCTTGGAAATGTGAATAGAACTCAAGGAGTCGCAAGCAAGTTGGAAAAGATAAGACAGAAAAGTCAGCATTGTGCTGCAAACAAA AAGACTGCAGGTTTAGAAAGCTGTGATGCAGTGGCTGAAGAACAGTGGccagaaatagaaaatatgttTCCTTTTGATCCTCGAG ATTTTGAGAGTTTTGACCTTCCTGAAGAGCACAAACTAAGCAATATCAACCTGCATGGTGTTCCCCTCATGGTATTTGAAGGAACATATGAAAGATGTGTGAACGTGGTTCCTTCACCTGTGAAGATTGAAGAGGCTTCATGGGAGTCTA ACTTGCTACAATCAACTGCTGACTTTCTTGATACCCTGGATGAGATCATTGACATGCCACCTCCGAATTATGACATTTAA
- the PTTG1 gene encoding securin isoform X2 translates to MATLIFIDQENDEVGTTKNRLRLPSGSSKVLSDRTQVKTPLPKKTVSTSPGAPRSVRKALGNVNRTQGVASKLEKIRQKSQHCAANKTAGLESCDAVAEEQWPEIENMFPFDPRDFESFDLPEEHKLSNINLHGVPLMVFEGTYERCVNVVPSPVKIEEASWESNLLQSTADFLDTLDEIIDMPPPNYDI, encoded by the exons ATGGCAACTCTGATCTTTATTGATCAGGAGAATGATGAAGTTGGCACTACTAAGAATCGGCTAAGACTCCCTTCAGGATCTT CAAAAGTCTTATCTGACCGAACGCAAGTTAAGACTCCACTTCCCAAAAAAACAGTCAGTACATCTCCAGGTGCACCTCGCTCTGTCAGGAAGGCTCTTGGAAATGTGAATAGAACTCAAGGAGTCGCAAGCAAGTTGGAAAAGATAAGACAGAAAAGTCAGCATTGTGCTGCAAACAAA ACTGCAGGTTTAGAAAGCTGTGATGCAGTGGCTGAAGAACAGTGGccagaaatagaaaatatgttTCCTTTTGATCCTCGAG ATTTTGAGAGTTTTGACCTTCCTGAAGAGCACAAACTAAGCAATATCAACCTGCATGGTGTTCCCCTCATGGTATTTGAAGGAACATATGAAAGATGTGTGAACGTGGTTCCTTCACCTGTGAAGATTGAAGAGGCTTCATGGGAGTCTA ACTTGCTACAATCAACTGCTGACTTTCTTGATACCCTGGATGAGATCATTGACATGCCACCTCCGAATTATGACATTTAA